Below is a genomic region from Pseudomonas svalbardensis.
CGACACCCGAACTATGTCGGCGATCTTGGTTTCGCCGCATCAGCGCAACTGTCCTCAGCGGTAAAAAACGCCGATCTGCTGCTGGTCGTGGGCTCCAGAATGGGTGAGGTTTCAACGGGCGGATATGCTGCCTTGGACATCCCGGTACCGCAGCAAACCTTGATCCATATTCACCAAGGCATCGAGGAACTGGGGCGGGTTTACCAACCTGCGTTAGCGATCAACAGCAGCATGTCGACCTTTGCCAAATCAGCCGCAAAGCTTCCAGCGGTGACCAGCCAAATAAAGAGTGAATGGACACGCACCCTCAACAAAAACTACCGCGAAAATCTGCAACACTCGCCCTCCCCAGGCGACGTCCAGATGGCCGAGATCTTTGAGTGGTTGAATCGCAGACTTCCGGATGACGCGATCCTGACCAATGGCGCTGGAAACTATGCCGTCTGGCTTCAACGTTTCTATCAGTTCCGCCAATACCGCACCCAGTTAGGCCCTACCAATGGCTCCATGGGCTACGGCGTTCCTGCTGCTGTGGCCGCCAAACTGACTTACCCGGACCGAGTGGTGGTTTCGTTTTCAGGAGATGGCTGCTTCTTGATGAACGGTCAGGAGATAGCGACGGCCGCGCAATATGGGGCCAATGTGATTTTCGTTGTGATCAACAACGGAATGTACGGAACCATCAGAATGCACCAGGAACGCAATTACCCTGGACGCGTGTCAGGCACTGAATTGCGCAACCCGGATTTCGCCGCACTGGCCCAAGCCTATGGACTGCATGGCGAGGTGGTAACAGCCACGTCCGACTTTGCGCCAGCGTTTGAACGCTGCCTTGAAATGTCCCGGCCATCGTTGATTGAGGTCAGAGTCGACCCTGAAGCATTGACCCCTCGACTTAGCCTGACTCAGATCAGAGAACAATCAAGCAACAAGTGAGCGGGAATTTCTTCTGTTTTGGGCGCCCGGTTCACGCTGTAAAAGGCGCCTTTTTTTAGTTCTTCCCTCGCACGTAATGATTCGCCTGCCTGCTACTGAATTGACAACGGTGCGTTACCACCCAGCGAAAACCCATGGATTGCTGCTTGTGACTCGTGAGTTCATCGACCTGCCCCATCAGGGGGAGGCGCCATCACCCATCAGGATGGGAGCAAGTCCAGTGTGCGCTCAACCTCTTGAATGTCGATTTTGAAGCCATCGCCCTCTGGCGTTCCGACCACAAAGCCAAAATTCTGGTTGTCGCGATCCGTCAGGTACTTGAAGTAGCTGACGAAACGGTTCGGTGGCTGCAGTACCAGCAACGAACCACCCTGCGGCAGTACATTGACACCATGGACAAGCTGGCTCCCTTCGACCCCCACCACGGTTCGCGCCCCGGCACACGTCGCCACTATGGTCGGGACATCGGTTTTCAAAGGATCGACTATGCGAAACCCTCTGCTCTTGCGCAGATGTTCAGCGAGCTCCATTTCATTGCGCAAAAAACGCAAGTCACCGTCGCCACCCCGGAGAATGAACACGCCAGGGTGAGTGTCATAGCTCACGTGCGACAGTAGCTTTTCACC
It encodes:
- a CDS encoding thiamine pyrophosphate-binding protein, which translates into the protein MNKTISRRSGGQILVDALRIHGVKRAFCVPGESYLAVLDALHDVQEEIDLVVCRQEGGAAYMAEAYGKLTGEPGICFVTRGPGATNASVGVHTAFQDSSPMILFIGQVARDQQYREAFQEVDFRQMFGPLAKWVVQIDDTRRIPELISQAFHRAVNGRPGPVVVALPEDILTEMAEVSDAGPFKRVLMTPAAEQMAAMQQLLERSECPLMVLGGSGWDTASVHDIRLFAEQQNIPVAASFRCQDLFDNRHPNYVGDLGFAASAQLSSAVKNADLLLVVGSRMGEVSTGGYAALDIPVPQQTLIHIHQGIEELGRVYQPALAINSSMSTFAKSAAKLPAVTSQIKSEWTRTLNKNYRENLQHSPSPGDVQMAEIFEWLNRRLPDDAILTNGAGNYAVWLQRFYQFRQYRTQLGPTNGSMGYGVPAAVAAKLTYPDRVVVSFSGDGCFLMNGQEIATAAQYGANVIFVVINNGMYGTIRMHQERNYPGRVSGTELRNPDFAALAQAYGLHGEVVTATSDFAPAFERCLEMSRPSLIEVRVDPEALTPRLSLTQIREQSSNK